The following proteins come from a genomic window of Ilumatobacter coccineus YM16-304:
- the lgt gene encoding prolipoprotein diacylglyceryl transferase, whose translation MMTSLVASIPSPSFNSIDLGPLSLNIYGLMIALGVVAAVALMGRRFVDRGVGTTDDASSIAIWAVIAGVIGARLYHVATDWERFENNYQNIPKLWEGGLGIPGGLLFGIPVGLYLAREKGVGIAAAATCAAPAIPLAQAIGRLGNYFNQELYGRATDLPWALEIDADHLVRNPATGEFFELGTTFHPTFLYELLWSLGIVAVLLFIDRRRANGERPPANGSLMGLYLAGYGLGRFWVEGLRVDPADEIGPFRWNQWVALAGIVGGLALWAALRNRPAAERPAADDDPLDDDRHEQLDLSDVVSVPADSDADDSASTTDD comes from the coding sequence ATGATGACGTCGCTCGTCGCCTCGATCCCCAGCCCGTCGTTCAACTCGATCGACCTCGGGCCGCTCAGCCTCAACATCTACGGCCTGATGATCGCGCTCGGCGTCGTCGCCGCTGTCGCGCTCATGGGTCGGCGGTTCGTCGACCGTGGCGTCGGCACCACCGACGACGCGAGTTCGATCGCGATCTGGGCCGTCATCGCCGGCGTCATCGGCGCCCGGCTCTACCACGTCGCCACCGACTGGGAACGCTTCGAGAACAACTACCAGAACATCCCGAAGCTCTGGGAAGGCGGCCTCGGCATCCCCGGCGGACTGCTGTTCGGCATCCCCGTCGGGCTCTACCTCGCTCGTGAGAAGGGCGTCGGCATCGCAGCGGCGGCCACGTGCGCCGCGCCGGCCATCCCGCTCGCGCAAGCGATCGGCCGCCTCGGCAACTACTTCAACCAAGAGCTCTACGGGCGGGCGACCGACCTGCCGTGGGCGCTCGAGATCGACGCCGACCACCTCGTCCGCAACCCGGCCACCGGCGAGTTCTTCGAGCTCGGCACCACGTTCCATCCGACATTCCTCTACGAACTCCTGTGGAGTCTCGGCATCGTCGCCGTCCTGCTCTTCATCGACCGTCGCCGAGCGAACGGCGAACGCCCACCCGCCAACGGCTCACTCATGGGTCTCTACCTCGCCGGGTACGGACTCGGTCGATTCTGGGTCGAAGGGCTGCGCGTCGACCCGGCCGACGAGATCGGCCCGTTCCGCTGGAACCAGTGGGTCGCCCTCGCCGGCATCGTCGGCGGTCTCGCCCTGTGGGCCGCGTTGCGCAACCGTCCCGCCGCCGAGCGCCCAGCTGCCGACGACGATCCGCTCGACGACGACCGCCACGAACAACTCGACCTCAGCGACGTCGTGAGCGTCCCCGCCGACAGCGACGCGGACGACTCCGCTTCGACCACCGACGACTGA
- a CDS encoding alpha/beta hydrolase, translated as MSDQTVMEGCEPFSHVGNGPVGVLVLHGFTGNPSSMTTQATAFAAADLHVEQPRLPGHGTTLADMQTTDWSDWSGEAAAAYDRLAERAEQIVVIGLSMGGTLTLWTGLQRLDDPRLRGLICVNAATMPQPADVVEMVQEMIDEGNEVMPGIGSDIADPDVVEIAYEGTPLRQLLSLTNDGLAPIADRYGELQMPILIFSSTDDHVVPADNSAHLRDTAGGPVEFVTLERSYHVATQDYDRDLISERSLEFIERVTD; from the coding sequence ATGAGTGACCAAACCGTGATGGAAGGGTGTGAACCGTTTTCGCACGTCGGCAACGGACCGGTCGGAGTGCTCGTCCTCCACGGCTTCACCGGCAACCCCTCCTCGATGACCACGCAGGCCACCGCATTCGCCGCGGCCGATCTCCACGTCGAACAACCCCGGCTCCCCGGACACGGCACCACGCTCGCCGACATGCAGACCACCGACTGGTCCGACTGGTCGGGGGAAGCCGCCGCCGCGTACGACCGGCTCGCCGAGCGCGCCGAGCAGATCGTCGTCATCGGCCTGAGCATGGGCGGCACGCTCACCCTCTGGACCGGACTGCAACGGCTCGACGACCCGCGCCTGCGCGGACTCATCTGCGTCAACGCGGCCACCATGCCGCAGCCCGCCGACGTCGTCGAGATGGTGCAGGAGATGATCGACGAAGGAAACGAGGTCATGCCCGGCATCGGCTCCGACATCGCCGACCCCGACGTCGTCGAGATCGCCTACGAGGGCACACCGCTGCGTCAACTGCTGTCGCTCACCAACGACGGGCTCGCGCCCATCGCCGACCGCTACGGCGAACTGCAAATGCCGATCCTGATCTTCTCGTCGACCGACGACCACGTCGTCCCGGCAGACAACAGCGCACACCTCCGAGACACCGCCGGCGGCCCCGTCGAGTTCGTCACGCTCGAACGCAGCTACCACGTCGCCACCCAGGACTACGACCGCGACCTCATCAGCGAGCGCAGTCTCGAATTCATCGAACGAGTCACCGACTGA
- a CDS encoding M48 family metalloprotease, with translation MARSATSVTPRGRKVERSAVWAIVPVLAMVPFSLLALYVMWLPVGWLTPLAFRWVVLVFAALGSLLFIRPFQVSVLTPLLGARRPTPSEADTIEPLWTAIAEANSLSPDRYVVRIVDSDELNAFACGGHLVVVTTFAIERLSRAELQGVLAHEISHHLGLHTVSITIGHWLSAPPLLLARVGFYLENVAVAASRSFGERSPLVDAASTVVASLMRGASWIFTAGLRAADALANIVGHEAEFEADQRAVAMGFGRELASALRRVLAGAHVPRPIGWRARIAASHPPARTRVARIEALLRHPAR, from the coding sequence ATGGCCCGCTCGGCGACCTCTGTGACGCCGCGAGGCCGCAAGGTCGAACGGAGCGCGGTGTGGGCGATCGTTCCGGTGCTGGCGATGGTGCCCTTCTCGTTGCTCGCGTTGTACGTGATGTGGCTGCCGGTGGGATGGCTCACCCCGCTTGCGTTTCGGTGGGTCGTGCTGGTGTTCGCCGCGCTGGGGTCGTTGTTGTTCATCCGTCCGTTCCAGGTGTCGGTCCTCACTCCCCTGCTGGGTGCGAGGCGTCCGACGCCGAGCGAAGCCGACACCATCGAGCCGCTCTGGACGGCGATCGCCGAGGCCAATTCACTGTCGCCCGATCGCTACGTGGTCAGGATCGTCGATTCCGACGAGTTGAACGCGTTCGCGTGCGGTGGCCATCTGGTGGTGGTGACCACGTTCGCGATCGAGCGGTTGTCGCGAGCCGAGTTGCAGGGCGTGCTGGCGCACGAGATCAGCCATCATCTCGGTCTGCACACCGTGTCGATCACGATCGGACACTGGCTCTCCGCTCCCCCGCTGCTGCTCGCTCGGGTCGGGTTCTACCTCGAGAACGTCGCGGTGGCGGCGTCACGGAGCTTCGGGGAGCGGTCGCCGTTGGTCGACGCGGCGAGCACGGTCGTGGCGTCGTTGATGCGCGGCGCGTCGTGGATCTTCACGGCCGGGCTGCGTGCGGCCGACGCGCTGGCCAACATCGTCGGTCACGAAGCCGAGTTCGAGGCCGATCAGCGTGCGGTGGCGATGGGATTCGGTCGGGAGTTGGCGAGCGCGTTGCGGCGGGTCCTGGCGGGTGCTCATGTGCCGCGTCCGATCGGGTGGCGGGCTCGGATCGCAGCGAGTCACCCTCCTGCCCGCACGCGAGTCGCCCGCATCGAGGCACTGCTCCGCCATCCCGCCCGCTGA
- a CDS encoding acyl-CoA thioesterase, with amino-acid sequence MRLSVEPTTDPNDYEFTHQIRVRFVETDAMGIVHHSNYLAYFEESRVAYLAHIGHPFTQWRDDGLESPVLESFVTYRQPCRFDDVMTVHLHLAAATRATFQMNYLITVDGEVRTSGATVHGCTTTAGRPTRLPAWLVELAPSA; translated from the coding sequence GTGCGTCTTTCCGTCGAACCAACGACCGACCCGAACGACTACGAGTTCACGCATCAGATCCGGGTGCGCTTCGTCGAGACCGATGCGATGGGCATCGTGCACCACTCGAACTACCTCGCGTACTTCGAGGAATCGCGTGTCGCGTACCTGGCTCACATCGGCCACCCGTTCACCCAGTGGCGTGACGACGGGTTGGAGTCGCCGGTGCTCGAGTCGTTCGTGACGTATCGCCAGCCGTGCCGGTTCGACGACGTGATGACCGTCCACCTCCACCTGGCTGCAGCGACGCGAGCGACGTTCCAGATGAACTACCTGATCACCGTCGACGGTGAGGTGCGGACGAGTGGGGCCACCGTGCACGGCTGCACCACCACCGCCGGGCGACCGACGCGGCTGCCCGCCTGGCTCGTCGAACTCGCACCGTCCGCCTGA
- a CDS encoding alpha-galactosidase has translation MSKIVRLVQEHAEVVVDVSTGAPNIVHWGAPLGDHADADAIARALDRPVVHGSLDTVAPITVVPEHGSGFPGRPGLNGRRGGGRSWAPRFVTQTHSHIGNTVIVDAIDEVAGLALTTNITLDHALRVNVTLENIGDRRYSLDSLVVTVPLPEHADELLTFDGRWAREFHPVRRDWTSGSMLVENRRGRTSHEAVPTVFAGRRGFGEWHGDVWGVHVAWSGNHQLYAERLPDGRRYVQGGELLHPGEVVLEPGDTYTTPDVVGVHSPDGLTAATWGYHRSIRSLRVHPTTPRPVLLNTWEAVYFDHDIDRLRALASTAADLGIERFVLDDGWFGSRRDDRSGLGDWFVSDDVYPDGLGPLIDHVTGLGMEFGIWVEPEMVNPDSDLFRDHPDWALVTPDYEPVLGRRQLVLDLANPAAFDHVLGQLDALLRDHRISFVKWDMNRDHVHGSGVDGAAGSRAQTLAVYRLVDELRTRHPTVEIESCASGGGRIDHEILRRTERVWTSDCNDALERQTIQRGASMLIPPEVMGAHIGPPRAHTTGRTQTLSFRAATAMFGHLGVEWDITRLSDDESAGLRSVIAMYKEYRGLLHSGDVVRFDTDEGYVAHGVYAPDRSEGIVSFAQLTTTQSLMSPPLRLPGLDAEESYRVEHLRLPRERWGSAGAQPGWLADKGGVVLTGRQLATHGIRPPTLHPESAVLFTLTRL, from the coding sequence ATGTCGAAGATCGTTCGTCTGGTGCAAGAGCACGCCGAAGTCGTCGTCGACGTGTCGACCGGTGCGCCGAACATCGTCCACTGGGGAGCGCCACTCGGTGACCACGCCGACGCCGACGCGATCGCTCGGGCGCTCGACCGGCCGGTCGTGCACGGCAGCCTCGACACGGTCGCGCCGATCACGGTGGTGCCCGAGCACGGGTCGGGCTTCCCCGGTCGTCCCGGACTGAACGGACGACGAGGGGGCGGCCGCTCGTGGGCCCCCAGGTTCGTCACGCAGACCCACTCGCACATCGGCAACACCGTCATCGTCGACGCCATCGACGAGGTCGCCGGACTCGCGCTGACCACCAACATCACCCTCGACCACGCCCTCCGGGTCAACGTCACGCTCGAGAACATCGGCGACCGTCGCTACTCGCTCGACTCGCTCGTCGTCACCGTGCCGCTCCCCGAACACGCCGATGAACTCCTCACGTTCGACGGCCGGTGGGCGCGCGAGTTCCATCCCGTCCGCCGAGACTGGACCAGCGGGTCGATGCTCGTGGAGAACCGGCGCGGTCGAACGTCGCACGAGGCGGTGCCGACCGTGTTCGCCGGTCGGCGCGGGTTCGGCGAGTGGCACGGTGACGTGTGGGGCGTCCACGTCGCCTGGTCGGGCAACCACCAGCTGTACGCCGAACGGCTGCCCGACGGTCGGCGATACGTCCAAGGCGGCGAGCTGCTCCACCCGGGCGAAGTCGTGCTCGAACCCGGCGACACCTACACCACACCCGACGTCGTCGGCGTCCACTCGCCCGACGGGCTCACGGCCGCCACATGGGGCTACCACCGCTCGATCCGCAGCCTCCGTGTGCATCCCACCACGCCGCGGCCCGTGCTGCTCAACACGTGGGAAGCGGTCTACTTCGACCACGACATCGACAGACTCCGCGCACTCGCGTCGACCGCTGCCGACCTCGGCATCGAACGCTTCGTCCTCGACGACGGTTGGTTCGGTTCACGCCGCGACGACCGCAGCGGGCTCGGCGACTGGTTCGTCTCCGACGACGTGTACCCCGACGGGCTCGGCCCGCTCATCGATCACGTCACCGGACTCGGCATGGAGTTCGGCATCTGGGTCGAACCCGAGATGGTCAACCCCGACAGCGACCTCTTCCGCGACCATCCCGACTGGGCGCTGGTCACGCCCGACTACGAGCCGGTGCTCGGCCGGCGGCAACTCGTGCTCGATCTCGCCAACCCTGCCGCCTTCGATCACGTCCTGGGACAACTCGACGCACTCCTGCGGGACCATCGCATCTCGTTCGTCAAATGGGACATGAACCGCGACCACGTCCACGGCTCGGGAGTCGACGGCGCAGCAGGATCGCGGGCGCAGACGCTGGCGGTGTACCGGCTCGTCGACGAGCTTCGTACCCGCCATCCGACGGTCGAGATCGAATCGTGTGCGAGCGGTGGCGGGCGGATCGACCACGAGATCCTTCGCCGCACCGAGCGAGTCTGGACGAGCGACTGCAACGACGCGCTCGAACGCCAGACCATCCAGCGTGGTGCCTCGATGCTGATCCCGCCCGAGGTGATGGGCGCCCACATCGGCCCGCCGAGGGCGCACACCACCGGGCGCACACAGACGCTGTCGTTCCGGGCGGCGACCGCGATGTTCGGTCACCTCGGCGTCGAATGGGACATCACCCGCTTGTCGGATGACGAGTCGGCGGGTCTGCGGTCGGTCATCGCGATGTACAAGGAGTACCGCGGGCTGCTGCACAGCGGTGACGTCGTCCGCTTCGACACCGACGAGGGATACGTCGCACACGGTGTGTACGCGCCCGATCGCTCGGAGGGCATCGTGTCGTTCGCCCAACTCACCACCACGCAGAGCCTGATGTCGCCGCCGTTGCGGCTGCCCGGCCTCGACGCCGAGGAGTCGTATCGCGTCGAGCATCTTCGACTCCCGCGCGAACGCTGGGGGAGCGCCGGCGCCCAGCCCGGGTGGTTGGCGGACAAGGGTGGCGTCGTGCTCACCGGACGACAGTTGGCCACCCACGGCATCCGACCTCCGACCCTGCACCCGGAGTCGGCCGTGCTCTTCACCCTGACCAGGCTGTAG
- a CDS encoding 4Fe-4S dicluster-binding protein → MGTTREERIETRTRNEKWQNAPLRIEMLECINCDACLRHCPPNFGAIFNHGADVVIIPELCSGCDKCLPACPVDCIYPDPDWQPANVPDDWWTLPLSSHDPY, encoded by the coding sequence ATGGGGACGACGCGCGAGGAACGGATCGAGACGCGCACCAGGAACGAGAAATGGCAGAACGCGCCACTGCGCATCGAGATGCTCGAATGCATCAACTGCGATGCCTGCCTGCGCCACTGCCCTCCGAACTTCGGCGCCATCTTCAACCACGGCGCCGACGTCGTCATCATCCCGGAGCTCTGCAGCGGATGCGACAAGTGCCTTCCCGCGTGCCCCGTCGACTGCATCTACCCCGACCCCGACTGGCAGCCCGCCAACGTCCCCGACGACTGGTGGACCCTTCCGCTCTCGTCGCACGACCCCTACTGA
- the ybaK gene encoding Cys-tRNA(Pro) deacylase, with translation MTPAIQLLDDHGLRYEVHEYERGDELRDFGREAAEALGLPFDQVFKTLLVDVEGGTHGDRVVVVVIPVSCMVSMKLVAAAAGAKKASMCDPAVAERITGYVVGGISPLGQRKRLPTILDETVELFDTVYVSGGKRGLDIGVAPTDLASLLDATIAPITA, from the coding sequence GTGACCCCGGCGATCCAACTGCTCGACGACCACGGCCTGCGTTACGAGGTGCACGAGTACGAGCGTGGTGACGAACTCCGCGACTTCGGACGCGAAGCCGCCGAGGCACTCGGGCTTCCGTTCGACCAGGTCTTCAAGACGCTGCTCGTCGACGTCGAGGGCGGCACGCACGGCGATCGAGTCGTCGTGGTCGTCATCCCGGTGAGCTGCATGGTGTCGATGAAACTCGTCGCCGCTGCGGCCGGCGCCAAGAAGGCGTCGATGTGCGACCCGGCGGTCGCCGAGCGCATCACCGGCTACGTCGTCGGTGGGATCAGCCCGCTCGGTCAACGCAAACGGCTCCCGACGATCCTGGACGAGACGGTCGAACTCTTCGACACGGTCTACGTGAGCGGCGGAAAACGCGGACTCGACATCGGCGTCGCACCCACCGACCTCGCCAGCCTCCTCGACGCCACCATCGCCCCCATCACCGCCTGA
- a CDS encoding tetratricopeptide repeat protein — protein sequence MTDQGKVRQLLDDAAAQRATDPMAARKLALDARVVARASGLDAEEAEALYQLASICHQHGQTDDAFAMASEAVSLVDDAEPSLTLAWSLHLIGVVHYQASNFAAALEQCLQAIQVYRATGDQINEGKILHTIAAIYQSMGDYDRAITTYENALAINEPLGRRDLDAMVMGNLARIRGRRGEYLPAVSLGRKAVELAREHAPHLVGGLLADLAEAYVGVADHASAALCFAEARADWEYRTAGGAELAPTEQLGVLVSEGRVALRSGQIDEAIAALSAALDLADRTDMRESELEIHDHLATAYKQAGRFTEALEHRERHFALHREIFTDAADLRLRTLQVAHDNQTARHRAEITRLQTTELIATFAADHADADAYHLEAFERLAALAEFRGGNTTKHTDGVGDLAAEIGHAIGQPPEWCERLRLAARLHDIGKVAIADNVLLKPGPLTIEEFDQVKQHTVLGKRLLSGVSTDLFQLAAEAAWTHHEWWDGTGYPNGLSGSSIALSGRIVAIADVFDSLSTRRIYKREWDLEEAVKFVASGSGAQFEPALVDAFVKVMVARNPTLRAEEMY from the coding sequence ATGACAGATCAGGGCAAGGTACGCCAACTCCTCGACGACGCTGCCGCACAGCGAGCCACCGATCCGATGGCCGCCCGGAAGCTCGCGCTCGACGCTCGCGTGGTCGCACGCGCGTCGGGACTCGACGCCGAAGAAGCCGAAGCGCTGTACCAACTCGCCTCCATCTGCCACCAGCACGGCCAGACCGACGACGCCTTCGCCATGGCATCCGAAGCCGTGTCGCTCGTCGACGACGCCGAACCCTCACTCACCCTCGCCTGGTCACTCCACCTCATCGGCGTCGTCCACTACCAAGCCAGCAACTTCGCCGCTGCCCTCGAACAGTGCCTGCAAGCGATACAGGTGTACCGAGCCACCGGCGACCAGATCAACGAAGGCAAGATCCTCCACACGATCGCCGCGATCTACCAATCGATGGGCGACTACGACCGAGCCATCACGACCTACGAGAACGCGCTCGCCATCAATGAACCCCTCGGCCGCCGCGACCTCGACGCAATGGTCATGGGCAACCTCGCCCGCATCCGCGGCCGCCGAGGCGAGTACCTCCCCGCCGTCAGCCTTGGACGCAAAGCCGTCGAACTCGCACGCGAACACGCACCGCACCTCGTCGGCGGACTCCTCGCCGATCTCGCCGAGGCCTACGTCGGCGTCGCCGACCACGCCAGCGCCGCGCTCTGCTTCGCCGAGGCTCGAGCCGACTGGGAATACCGGACCGCCGGTGGCGCCGAACTCGCCCCGACCGAACAACTCGGGGTGCTCGTCTCGGAAGGCCGAGTCGCACTCCGCAGCGGCCAGATCGACGAAGCGATCGCCGCACTGTCGGCCGCACTCGACCTCGCCGACCGCACCGACATGCGCGAGAGCGAACTCGAGATCCACGATCACCTCGCCACCGCCTACAAACAGGCCGGCCGCTTCACCGAAGCACTCGAACACCGCGAACGACACTTCGCCCTCCACCGCGAGATCTTCACCGACGCCGCCGACCTCCGCCTCCGCACGCTGCAGGTCGCCCACGACAACCAGACCGCCCGGCACCGCGCCGAGATCACCCGCCTCCAGACCACCGAACTGATCGCCACGTTCGCCGCCGACCACGCCGACGCCGACGCCTACCACCTCGAAGCATTCGAACGCCTCGCCGCCCTCGCCGAGTTCCGCGGCGGCAACACCACCAAACACACCGACGGCGTCGGCGACCTCGCCGCCGAGATCGGCCACGCCATCGGCCAACCACCCGAATGGTGCGAACGACTCCGCCTCGCCGCCCGACTCCACGACATCGGCAAGGTCGCCATCGCCGACAACGTGCTCCTCAAGCCCGGCCCGCTCACCATCGAAGAATTCGACCAGGTCAAACAGCACACCGTGCTCGGCAAACGCCTCCTGTCCGGCGTGTCGACCGACCTCTTCCAACTCGCCGCCGAAGCCGCCTGGACCCACCACGAATGGTGGGACGGCACCGGCTACCCCAACGGACTCTCCGGATCGTCGATCGCCCTCTCCGGCCGCATCGTCGCCATCGCCGACGTGTTCGACTCGCTCTCGACCCGCCGCATCTACAAACGCGAATGGGACCTCGAAGAAGCCGTCAAATTCGTCGCATCCGGAAGCGGCGCCCAATTCGAACCCGCACTCGTCGACGCCTTCGTCAAGGTCATGGTCGCCCGCAACCCCACCCTGCGCGCCGAAGAGATGTACTGA